A region from the Citrobacter koseri ATCC BAA-895 genome encodes:
- the hydN gene encoding electron transport protein HydN, translated as MNRFIIADANKCIGCRTCEVACVVSHQENQDCASLTPETFLPRIHVIKGVNVSTATLCRQCEDAPCANVCPNGAISRDKGFVHVMQERCIGCKTCVVACPYGAMEVVVRPVIRNSGAGLNVRAEKAEANKCDLCHHREAGPACMEACPTHALICVDRNKLEQLSAEKRRRAALDSSASLLF; from the coding sequence ATGAACCGTTTCATCATTGCCGACGCCAATAAATGCATTGGTTGCCGTACCTGTGAAGTGGCCTGTGTGGTGTCTCATCAGGAAAACCAGGACTGCGCGTCGCTGACCCCTGAAACTTTCTTACCCCGCATCCATGTGATCAAAGGTGTAAATGTCTCCACGGCGACGCTGTGCCGCCAGTGTGAAGACGCGCCGTGCGCCAACGTCTGCCCGAACGGCGCCATCAGCCGTGATAAAGGTTTCGTACATGTGATGCAGGAGCGTTGCATTGGCTGTAAAACCTGCGTGGTCGCTTGCCCATACGGCGCGATGGAAGTGGTTGTGCGTCCGGTGATTCGCAACAGCGGCGCGGGCCTGAACGTCCGGGCGGAAAAAGCGGAGGCCAACAAATGCGACCTTTGCCACCACCGCGAGGCCGGCCCTGCCTGTATGGAAGCCTGTCCGACCCACGCGCTGATTTGCGTCGATCGCAACAAACTTGAACAACTGAGCGCGGAAAAACGTCGCCGTGCGGCGCTGGACTCCTCCGCGTCTTTGCTTTTCTGA
- a CDS encoding LacI family DNA-binding transcriptional regulator encodes MTTMLEVAKRAGVSKATVSRVLSGNGYVSQETKDRVFQAIEESGYRPNLLARSLAAKKTQTLGLVVTNTLYHGVYFSELLFHTARMAEDKGRQLLLADGKHSAEEERQAIQYLLDLRCDAIMIYPRFLSVDEIDDIIDSHAQPIMVLNRRLRRNSSHCVYCDQKQTSFNAVEQLIAGGHREIAFITGSMDSPTGVERLSGYKDALTRHGIAINNELIVNGKWTPASGAEGVDTLLARKVSFTALVASNDDMAIGAIKQLHERGMSVPAQTSVIGFDDIAMAPYTIPALSSVKIPVTEMIQETIGRLIFMLDGGEFTPPKTFTGALILRDSAAPLPAR; translated from the coding sequence ATGACGACGATGCTGGAGGTGGCGAAGCGGGCCGGGGTGTCGAAAGCGACGGTTTCCCGGGTGCTTTCAGGTAACGGCTACGTCAGCCAGGAGACCAAAGACCGCGTGTTTCAGGCCATTGAAGAGAGCGGCTATCGACCCAATTTGTTAGCGCGCAGTCTGGCGGCGAAGAAAACGCAGACCCTCGGTCTGGTGGTGACGAACACCCTTTACCACGGCGTTTATTTTAGCGAGCTGCTGTTTCATACGGCGCGGATGGCAGAGGATAAGGGGCGTCAGCTTCTGCTCGCGGACGGCAAACACAGCGCGGAAGAAGAGCGTCAGGCGATTCAGTATCTGCTCGATCTGCGCTGCGACGCCATTATGATTTATCCCCGTTTTCTCAGCGTGGATGAGATTGACGACATTATCGACTCACACGCCCAGCCCATTATGGTGCTTAACCGTCGGCTGCGAAGAAACAGCAGCCACTGCGTTTATTGCGACCAGAAGCAGACCAGTTTTAACGCGGTGGAACAGTTGATCGCCGGGGGGCATCGCGAGATTGCGTTTATCACCGGTTCGATGGATTCCCCTACCGGCGTGGAGCGTCTCTCAGGGTATAAAGACGCATTGACGCGACACGGCATCGCTATCAATAACGAATTGATTGTCAACGGAAAGTGGACGCCCGCCAGCGGTGCTGAAGGGGTGGATACGCTTCTGGCGCGCAAGGTGAGTTTTACCGCGCTGGTAGCCAGTAATGACGATATGGCGATTGGCGCCATCAAACAGTTACACGAGCGTGGCATGAGCGTGCCTGCGCAGACCTCGGTCATCGGATTCGACGACATTGCGATGGCGCCCTATACCATCCCGGCGCTTTCCAGCGTTAAAATTCCGGTCACGGAGATGATTCAGGAGACGATTGGACGTCTTATCTTCATGCTGGACGGCGGTGAATTTACGCCGCCAAAAACCTTTACCGGTGCGCTGATCCTGCGCGATTCGGCAGCGCCGCTGCCTGCCCGCTGA